The Microbacterium sp. zg-Y1090 sequence CGTCCGCGGCGCCGCCGGGATCGTCACCGACGGGGGCGTCCGCGACGCCGAGGCGGTCGCCGCCGTCGGCATCCCGGTCTACTCCGCCGGCGCCCACCCCGCTGTGCTCGGCCGCAAGCACGTCCCGTGGGAGACCGACGTCGCCGTCGCGTGCGGGGGCACCACGGTGCTGCCCGGCGACATCATCGTCGGCGACGCCGACGGCGTGATCGTGCTTCCGCCCGCCCTCGCGCAGGAGGTCGCCGATGCGGCGCTCGCGCAGGAGGAGGAAGACGCGTGGGTCGCCCGGCAGGTCGCCGCGGGGAACCCCGTCGACGGGCTCTTCCCCATGAACGCGCAGTGGCGCGCGCGGTACGACGCCGAGCGGGCGGGGTCCTGACATGGATGCCGTCAGCAAGTCGCAGCGCGCCTACCAGTGGATCAAGGAGCGCATCGCCGCCCAGGAGTTCACGCCGGGCTACCGGCTGGTGCTGGGCACGATCGCCGGCGAGCTCGACATGAGCGTGGTGCCGGTGCGCGAGGCGATCCGCCAGCTGGAGGCGGAGGGACTGGTGACCTTCGAGCGCAATGTGGGTGCCCACGTGTCGATGGTCGACGACTCGCAGTATCGCTACAGCATGCAGGCGCTGAGCGTGCTGGAGGGCACGGCGACCGCGCTGGCATCCCGCGCCATCACCGAGTCCGACATCCGGGACGCCCGGGCGATCAACGAGCAGATGGTGCAGCGTCTGTCGGACTTCGAGCCGCGCGCGTTCACCGCGCTCAACCAGCGCTTCCACGAGATCCTCTACGCCCGCTGCGCGAACCCGCGCCTGCTCGAGCTCGTGCAGGCCGAGTGGGCACGGCTCGGACATCTGCGCGACTCGACCTTCACCTTCGTGCCCGGCCGCGCACAGGAATCGGTGCGCGAGCACGAGGAGATCCTGCGCCTCATCGAGCGCGGGGCCCCCCTCGGCGACATCGAGCAGGCCGCCCGTCGACACCGGGTGGCCACCCTCGACGCCTACATGATCCACGAACACCCCGACGAGACGCTCCGTCTCCCGGCCTTCTGACCTTTCGCCGACCTGGAGGAACCGACATGACCGACGCCCCC is a genomic window containing:
- a CDS encoding GntR family transcriptional regulator — protein: MDAVSKSQRAYQWIKERIAAQEFTPGYRLVLGTIAGELDMSVVPVREAIRQLEAEGLVTFERNVGAHVSMVDDSQYRYSMQALSVLEGTATALASRAITESDIRDARAINEQMVQRLSDFEPRAFTALNQRFHEILYARCANPRLLELVQAEWARLGHLRDSTFTFVPGRAQESVREHEEILRLIERGAPLGDIEQAARRHRVATLDAYMIHEHPDETLRLPAF